A genomic window from Thermodesulfitimonas autotrophica includes:
- a CDS encoding rod shape-determining protein, with product MRFGIFSRDLGIDLGTANSLVYVKGRGVVLREPSVVAIQKDTGQILAVGEEAKQMIGRTPGNIVAIRPLKDGVIADFDTTQAMIRYFINKALRGRRFFLRPRVVIGVPSGVTTVEERAVREAALQAGAREVYLIEEPLAAAIGAGLPVHEPTGNMIVDIGGGTTEVAVISLGGIVTSRSIRVAGDEMDEAIIQYVKKQYSLMIGERTAEEIKIKIGSAYKPEGLGSEDVRGRDLVTGLPKTVRVSAEQIYEALSEPVAAILEAIKATLERTPPELAADIMDRGIIMAGGGALLKGLDRLVSEQTGMPVSLADDPLLAVVRGTGYVLDNIEILRRVVLQPRKVG from the coding sequence CTGCGTTTCGGCATTTTTTCCAGAGATTTAGGGATTGACCTGGGTACGGCTAACAGCCTCGTCTACGTGAAAGGGCGCGGCGTGGTGCTGCGCGAGCCATCGGTGGTGGCCATCCAGAAGGATACCGGACAGATACTCGCGGTGGGCGAAGAGGCGAAACAGATGATCGGGCGGACGCCCGGGAACATCGTGGCCATCAGACCGCTTAAGGACGGCGTCATTGCCGATTTCGATACCACGCAGGCGATGATCAGGTATTTTATCAACAAGGCGCTGCGGGGGCGGCGCTTTTTCCTCCGGCCGCGGGTGGTTATCGGTGTGCCGTCCGGCGTGACGACGGTGGAAGAGAGGGCGGTACGGGAAGCGGCGCTTCAGGCTGGCGCACGGGAGGTTTACCTCATCGAGGAGCCGCTCGCGGCGGCGATCGGCGCCGGGCTTCCGGTGCATGAACCGACCGGCAACATGATCGTGGACATCGGCGGGGGAACGACTGAGGTGGCGGTCATCTCTTTGGGGGGCATCGTGACCAGCCGCTCCATTCGCGTTGCCGGCGACGAAATGGACGAGGCGATTATCCAGTACGTGAAAAAGCAGTATAGCCTCATGATCGGTGAGCGCACCGCGGAAGAGATCAAGATCAAAATCGGTTCGGCTTATAAGCCGGAAGGGCTCGGCAGCGAGGATGTGCGCGGCCGGGATCTGGTGACCGGCCTGCCGAAGACCGTCAGGGTTTCGGCGGAACAGATTTACGAAGCGTTATCGGAACCTGTGGCCGCAATCCTGGAGGCGATCAAGGCAACTCTCGAGCGGACGCCGCCGGAGTTAGCGGCCGACATTATGGACCGCGGGATCATCATGGCCGGGGGCGGCGCGCTTTTGAAAGGGCTTGACCGGCTGGTGAGCGAGCAAACCGGGATGCCAGTCAGCCTGGCGGATGATCCACTGTTGGCGGTGGTTCGGGGGACGGGTTACGTGTTGGACAACATCGAGATTCTGCGGCGGGTGGTCCTGCAACCGCGGAAGGTGGGGTAA
- the mreC gene encoding rod shape-determining protein MreC has translation MAPSWRTAKKFFLTFILVGLTVGTIHLTRADRPVDLNPIAAWTRDVAAPVQQAVWRAAQAVEAGTAFVFSLGRENGRTRALEKRVAALEGEVRRLRAVEAENARLKALLNYRTARFEASLAAAVIGRNPDNWFGTVTINCGRAEGVMPGAPVLTPAGLVGRVLAASQHTAEVLLITDPRSAVGAVVYETQTPGIIHGNLSEAGGLKMWYVSKDAPVRRGFLVLTSNLSGVFPPGIPVGTVTRVEEEKSGLFKTLYLHPAADLNRLEEVLVLLKKQ, from the coding sequence ATGGCGCCTTCCTGGCGCACGGCGAAGAAATTTTTTCTAACATTCATTTTAGTTGGCTTGACAGTGGGCACGATTCACCTGACCCGGGCCGACCGACCGGTGGACCTTAACCCAATAGCGGCGTGGACGCGGGACGTGGCGGCGCCGGTCCAGCAGGCAGTCTGGCGGGCTGCACAGGCGGTGGAAGCCGGGACGGCCTTCGTTTTTTCGCTGGGCCGGGAGAACGGCCGAACCCGGGCCCTGGAGAAGCGGGTAGCAGCGCTGGAGGGCGAGGTGCGGCGGCTCCGGGCGGTTGAAGCGGAGAACGCGCGCCTAAAAGCGCTGCTTAACTACCGGACGGCCCGTTTCGAGGCTTCGTTAGCGGCGGCGGTGATCGGCCGGAACCCGGATAACTGGTTCGGTACGGTTACCATCAACTGCGGCCGGGCCGAGGGCGTAATGCCGGGCGCGCCGGTGCTCACTCCTGCTGGGCTTGTCGGGCGGGTGCTGGCGGCGAGCCAGCATACGGCCGAGGTGCTCCTCATCACTGATCCCCGGAGCGCGGTGGGGGCTGTTGTTTACGAGACGCAGACGCCCGGCATTATCCACGGGAACCTGAGTGAAGCCGGCGGCCTCAAGATGTGGTACGTGTCGAAGGATGCGCCGGTACGGCGGGGCTTCCTCGTGCTCACCTCCAACCTGAGCGGGGTTTTCCCGCCGGGGATACCTGTAGGTACGGTAACCAGGGTGGAAGAGGAAAAGAGCGGTCTTTTTAAAACCCTCTACCTGCACCCTGCGGCGGACCTCAACCGGCTGGAAGAGGTGCTGGTGTTACTAAAAAAGCAATGA
- the mreD gene encoding rod shape-determining protein MreD — translation MRTVAFLILIGTALLLEKTVLHFLRVAGVKPDLVLLLVIFNGILKGPREGAFWGFIGGLIEDFACGHYIGLHALSKLCAGYVAGLVEVRVYKESLFVAAVVVWGTSIVAGAVVYLLLATLGIFVAPVEAFIRVIFPVAVYNGLVSLLFYRLFHRATFYGILKEERF, via the coding sequence GTGCGGACGGTTGCGTTTCTGATCCTGATCGGGACGGCGCTGCTTTTAGAGAAGACGGTGCTGCACTTCCTCCGGGTGGCCGGAGTAAAACCCGATCTGGTGCTGCTGCTGGTCATCTTCAACGGCATCCTGAAAGGCCCCCGTGAAGGGGCCTTTTGGGGTTTTATCGGCGGGCTGATAGAAGACTTTGCCTGCGGCCACTACATCGGGCTGCACGCGCTGAGCAAGCTTTGCGCCGGCTACGTAGCTGGTCTGGTGGAGGTGCGGGTTTACAAGGAAAGCCTATTCGTAGCGGCGGTGGTGGTCTGGGGGACAAGTATTGTCGCCGGCGCCGTGGTCTACCTCCTGCTTGCGACCCTGGGCATCTTTGTTGCCCCTGTAGAAGCCTTTATCCGGGTGATCTTTCCGGTCGCGGTTTATAACGGACTGGTAAGCCTTCTTTTTTATCGCCTTTTCCACCGGGCGACTTTTTACGGAATCTTGAAGGAGGAACGCTTCTAA
- the mrdA gene encoding penicillin-binding protein 2, producing MERKVVEKKVRVFIMLAVVVFAVLFFRLAELQIFRTEQFAVLARENRLRLMTIRAPRGEIYDRHGQKIVGNRPVYTLSIANLGKPVPPAVIKRLARLLGKDEAELREKMKAQVLPYEPVRVATDVPLSVVTFIEEHQEDFPGVLVDITPVRAYPYGTTLAHVIGYVQEIKPEQLEKYKDEGYKLGDPFGQDGIEYVCERYLRGEDGARYLEVDATGRPVRDLGVKPPVSGANVTLTIDLKLQRVAEEALKRAVEAARREGYPAPGGAAVAEDVRTGEILALASFPAYDPAAFTRDLKPQEVAQLFGAPDKPFLNRALRAYPPGSTFKMVTAMAALESGKITPKFTIYDTGVYVLGRVFHDWLPGGHGRVDLVKAIQVSCDVYFWTIGNLTGINEIARIAREFGLGETTGLGLPGEVAGVVPTPEYKYRTVKAYLDAVFDPRFEAVRKKYAALINQAPDGESRARLERERDRKLAAIQAEYERYAWDLQWRAYDTLNTAIGQGYNLYTPLQLVNYAATIANNGVRYRPYLVKKVVGPGGELIAAFGPEVAGRAKVKPETLKVIQEGMALVTKPGGTAYGAFYDLPVNVAAKTGSAEVSGRKGTHALFIAYAPVEKPEVAVAVVVENAGHGGSVAAPVARDIFAAYFGLPLKMGQEIQKTGAGD from the coding sequence TTGGAACGAAAAGTGGTGGAGAAAAAAGTCAGGGTTTTCATCATGCTGGCCGTGGTTGTTTTCGCGGTCCTTTTTTTCCGTCTCGCTGAGCTCCAGATTTTCCGGACGGAACAGTTCGCGGTCCTGGCACGGGAAAACCGCCTCCGCTTAATGACCATTCGTGCCCCGCGCGGTGAGATTTATGACCGGCACGGGCAGAAAATCGTCGGCAACCGGCCCGTCTATACGCTTTCAATCGCCAACTTAGGGAAACCAGTGCCCCCGGCCGTGATTAAGCGGTTGGCGCGCCTTTTAGGTAAGGACGAGGCGGAGCTGCGCGAAAAAATGAAGGCGCAGGTGCTTCCCTATGAGCCGGTCAGGGTTGCAACTGACGTGCCGCTGTCGGTGGTCACCTTTATCGAAGAGCACCAGGAGGATTTCCCTGGGGTGCTGGTGGATATAACGCCTGTGCGTGCTTATCCTTACGGGACGACGCTGGCCCACGTTATCGGGTACGTGCAGGAGATCAAGCCCGAGCAGCTTGAGAAGTATAAGGACGAAGGCTACAAGTTAGGGGACCCCTTCGGGCAGGACGGCATCGAGTACGTCTGCGAGCGCTACCTCCGGGGCGAGGATGGCGCCCGCTACTTAGAGGTTGACGCTACGGGACGGCCGGTGCGCGACCTCGGCGTAAAACCACCGGTGTCGGGGGCGAACGTTACCCTGACCATTGACCTTAAGCTCCAGCGGGTCGCGGAGGAGGCGCTCAAACGGGCGGTTGAGGCCGCGCGGCGCGAGGGCTACCCGGCGCCCGGTGGCGCTGCGGTGGCGGAGGACGTGCGGACGGGTGAGATCCTGGCGCTCGCGAGTTTTCCGGCCTACGACCCGGCAGCCTTTACCCGGGACCTAAAACCACAGGAGGTAGCCCAGCTCTTCGGCGCGCCCGATAAGCCGTTTCTTAACCGGGCGCTCAGGGCCTACCCACCAGGTTCGACCTTTAAGATGGTCACGGCGATGGCGGCGCTCGAATCCGGGAAGATCACGCCCAAATTTACCATCTATGATACCGGCGTTTACGTCCTCGGGCGGGTCTTTCACGACTGGCTTCCCGGGGGCCATGGCCGCGTCGACCTCGTTAAGGCTATCCAGGTTTCCTGCGACGTCTATTTCTGGACCATCGGCAACCTGACCGGCATTAACGAGATTGCGCGGATCGCGCGGGAGTTCGGGCTGGGGGAAACGACGGGCCTCGGTCTTCCCGGTGAGGTCGCCGGTGTGGTTCCGACACCCGAATACAAATACAGGACGGTCAAAGCTTATCTCGACGCCGTTTTCGACCCGCGGTTTGAAGCGGTCCGGAAAAAATACGCAGCGCTTATCAATCAGGCGCCGGATGGCGAATCGCGCGCGCGGTTAGAGCGGGAGCGGGACAGAAAACTCGCCGCGATCCAGGCGGAGTACGAACGCTACGCCTGGGATCTGCAGTGGCGGGCTTACGATACGCTCAACACCGCCATTGGGCAGGGTTACAACCTCTATACCCCTTTGCAACTCGTCAACTATGCCGCGACCATTGCGAACAACGGCGTCCGGTACCGGCCGTACTTAGTGAAAAAAGTTGTGGGGCCGGGAGGCGAGCTCATCGCGGCATTCGGGCCAGAGGTTGCCGGGAGGGCGAAGGTGAAGCCGGAAACTCTGAAAGTGATCCAGGAGGGAATGGCGCTGGTGACGAAACCGGGCGGCACGGCGTACGGTGCCTTTTATGACCTGCCCGTGAATGTGGCCGCAAAGACAGGTTCGGCCGAGGTTTCCGGCCGGAAGGGAACCCACGCGCTTTTTATCGCCTACGCCCCGGTGGAGAAGCCGGAGGTGGCCGTAGCGGTTGTGGTGGAGAACGCGGGGCACGGCGGTTCGGTAGCGGCGCCGGTGGCGCGGGACATTTTTGCTGCTTATTTCGGGTTGCCGTTAAAAATGGGGCAGGAGATACAGAAAACGGGTGCCGGGGATTGA
- a CDS encoding septum site-determining protein MinC has protein sequence MALESGAGSWTVGQQEKQTILISRTLRSGQSVFYPGNVVIIGDVNPGAQVTATGDVIVVGALRGMVHAGAGGDEGAMVVAFRLEPTQLRIANHISRPPEGMIPAKQPEVARIKNGVVTIEAYVPGGERAGNAPRFALSPKGGQPEREEWRGASGEGQEDVLPGKFNGGEDKEWVKSLS, from the coding sequence ATGGCGTTGGAATCCGGGGCCGGTTCCTGGACGGTGGGCCAGCAGGAAAAGCAAACGATCCTGATTTCGCGGACCCTGCGTTCGGGGCAAAGCGTCTTTTATCCCGGAAATGTGGTTATTATCGGCGACGTTAACCCCGGGGCTCAGGTGACAGCCACAGGGGACGTAATTGTGGTTGGTGCGCTACGCGGGATGGTCCATGCCGGTGCTGGCGGCGACGAGGGCGCGATGGTGGTTGCCTTCCGGCTCGAGCCGACACAACTGCGGATTGCCAACCACATCTCGCGGCCACCGGAGGGGATGATACCGGCGAAGCAACCGGAGGTGGCGCGGATAAAGAACGGGGTTGTGACCATTGAGGCCTACGTTCCGGGAGGGGAACGCGCTGGAAACGCTCCGCGGTTTGCGCTGTCACCGAAGGGCGGGCAGCCGGAAAGGGAAGAGTGGCGCGGGGCTTCCGGAGAGGGCCAGGAGGATGTTTTACCGGGGAAATTTAATGGTGGGGAGGACAAAGAATGGGTGAAGTCATTGTCATAA
- the minD gene encoding septum site-determining protein MinD, translated as MGEVIVITSGKGGVGKTTATANIGAGLAMRGYKVALVDADIGLRNLDVVLGLENRIVYDLVDVAHGHCRLKQALIKDKRFDGLYLLPAAQTKDKTAVKPEQMKEICHQLKEEFDYVIIDCPAGIEQGFKNAIAGAEKAIVVTTPEVSAVRDADRVIGLLEAADLREPKLIINRLRPRMVKQGEMMNIDDILDILAVDLLGVIPEDEQIIVTTNKGEPVVQDQRSRSGEAFRNVARRILGEEVPLMDLERNGNLFARLRKIIGLG; from the coding sequence ATGGGTGAAGTCATTGTCATAACTTCCGGCAAGGGAGGCGTGGGCAAGACCACGGCTACGGCGAACATCGGTGCGGGCCTGGCCATGCGGGGCTATAAGGTGGCCCTCGTTGACGCCGATATCGGCCTGCGAAACCTGGATGTCGTCCTGGGTCTGGAGAACCGGATCGTTTACGACCTGGTCGATGTGGCTCACGGCCACTGCCGTCTGAAGCAGGCACTCATCAAGGATAAACGCTTCGACGGCCTCTACCTTTTGCCGGCCGCCCAGACCAAAGATAAAACGGCGGTCAAGCCCGAGCAAATGAAAGAAATCTGCCACCAGCTCAAAGAGGAGTTTGATTACGTGATTATCGACTGTCCGGCCGGCATCGAGCAGGGGTTTAAAAACGCGATCGCCGGTGCGGAGAAGGCGATTGTGGTGACGACCCCGGAGGTTTCCGCTGTCCGCGATGCCGACCGGGTAATCGGGCTGCTTGAAGCGGCGGACCTGCGGGAGCCGAAGCTCATCATCAACCGGTTACGCCCGCGGATGGTGAAACAGGGAGAGATGATGAATATCGACGATATTCTCGATATTCTGGCGGTGGACCTGTTAGGGGTAATCCCGGAGGACGAACAGATCATCGTCACCACCAACAAAGGGGAGCCGGTGGTGCAAGACCAGCGCTCGCGCTCCGGGGAAGCCTTCCGTAACGTCGCCCGGCGGATTTTAGGGGAGGAAGTGCCCCTCATGGACCTGGAGCGTAACGGGAACCTTTTTGCCCGGCTGCGGAAGATCATCGGGCTGGGGTAG
- the minE gene encoding cell division topological specificity factor MinE, which yields MLDFLMRLFRQSPASKEIAKERLRLVLVHDRANVSPELLKLLKDELVQVISRYMEIDEKGLEVTLDTSENMVALVASIPVRRIKRAVKAASV from the coding sequence TTGCTGGATTTCTTGATGCGCCTTTTCCGGCAGTCGCCGGCGAGCAAAGAGATTGCTAAAGAGCGATTGCGCCTGGTTTTAGTGCACGACCGGGCAAATGTCTCTCCGGAACTCCTGAAGCTGCTCAAAGATGAGCTTGTCCAGGTGATCTCGCGCTACATGGAAATCGACGAGAAAGGGTTAGAGGTTACGCTCGACACGTCAGAGAACATGGTGGCTCTGGTGGCGAGTATCCCGGTGCGACGGATAAAACGGGCGGTTAAGGCGGCTTCAGTATAA
- a CDS encoding glycosyltransferase family 2 protein, with the protein MHQNGIVTGDDRFGEWHRVLDCARRALIFRGSTGCYAADPEVGLGCFDGALQELVREERAGLLEEVRRGKYVAFTEVPEMSLGAADGTTATVRAKVKSFGILGERNFITEQAATVKLAKKGGEWRVTDLDFKPAPRREAPRCFPWGQRVAKATGNRITLAMVVRNEADRFLRLVLEQAREIVDDAVVIDDGSTDTTPEVVREVLQGLPLKLIRSEGSLFARNEAALRRMLWEETVKTGPDWILCLDADELFEAEAAPVLRRMVNQADFDYYAFRLYDFWTPEDYREEPLWSAHFRYFVLLVRYQPFFPYTWSQNPLHCGRFPANVTLLPGIQSALRVKHLGWMRPADRLSKYLRYRQLDPEGVWGIKEQYETILDAFPRLVRWRE; encoded by the coding sequence ATGCACCAAAACGGGATCGTTACCGGTGACGACCGGTTCGGCGAATGGCACCGGGTACTCGACTGTGCGCGGCGGGCACTCATTTTCCGGGGAAGTACCGGTTGCTACGCAGCGGACCCGGAAGTTGGGCTCGGCTGTTTCGACGGGGCGCTGCAGGAGTTGGTTCGCGAGGAGCGGGCAGGGCTTCTTGAAGAGGTGCGCCGCGGGAAGTACGTGGCCTTCACGGAAGTCCCGGAGATGAGCCTCGGCGCAGCGGACGGTACCACGGCGACCGTTCGGGCGAAGGTGAAAAGCTTCGGGATTCTCGGGGAGCGTAATTTCATTACGGAGCAGGCTGCAACGGTGAAACTGGCGAAGAAGGGCGGCGAATGGCGGGTCACCGATTTGGACTTTAAGCCGGCACCGCGGCGAGAAGCGCCCCGGTGTTTCCCCTGGGGACAAAGGGTGGCGAAGGCCACGGGCAACCGGATCACTTTAGCGATGGTGGTGCGCAACGAGGCCGACCGCTTCCTCCGGCTGGTACTGGAGCAGGCGCGGGAGATTGTGGATGACGCTGTGGTGATCGATGATGGCAGTACCGACACGACGCCGGAAGTGGTGCGCGAGGTGCTGCAAGGTCTGCCACTCAAGTTAATTCGCAGCGAGGGGTCCCTCTTTGCGCGCAACGAAGCGGCCCTCAGACGGATGTTGTGGGAAGAGACGGTAAAAACCGGGCCCGACTGGATCTTGTGCCTCGACGCCGATGAACTTTTTGAGGCGGAGGCGGCACCGGTGCTCAGGCGGATGGTCAACCAGGCGGATTTCGATTATTACGCCTTCCGCCTCTATGACTTCTGGACGCCGGAGGACTACCGGGAGGAGCCGCTCTGGTCGGCGCACTTTCGCTACTTCGTTCTTCTGGTGCGCTACCAGCCCTTTTTCCCGTATACCTGGTCGCAGAATCCGCTTCATTGCGGCCGTTTTCCCGCGAACGTGACGCTCTTGCCTGGGATCCAGAGCGCGCTGCGGGTGAAGCACCTCGGCTGGATGAGGCCTGCGGACCGTCTATCCAAGTACCTGCGCTACCGGCAGCTTGATCCTGAGGGGGTGTGGGGGATAAAGGAACAGTACGAGACGATCCTGGATGCTTTCCCCCGGCTTGTTCGCTGGCGGGAGTAG
- a CDS encoding class I SAM-dependent methyltransferase → MSDKELWDALWARGEHLEWDPLSQEIYDTLMREWGGVTGKRVLEAGAGSGRISLRLAAAGAAVVLVDFSVEALFLARKNFQCRNLEAEYLLADITELPLPDHYVDFAWNAGVLEHLDYRGQVQALKEMKRVTRPGGLVVSFNPNARCLPYRVGKWAAECTGMWPYGAENPVVSLAPVCQEAGLTLKKEYTIGLLAGLAFLDYVPNGRVVRAAAEAFLGQLPVEERGLFPGYLLVSVMSSEG, encoded by the coding sequence GTGAGCGATAAGGAACTCTGGGACGCGCTGTGGGCGCGGGGGGAGCATCTGGAATGGGACCCGCTCTCCCAGGAGATCTACGACACTCTGATGAGGGAGTGGGGCGGTGTTACCGGCAAAAGGGTGCTGGAGGCGGGAGCCGGTTCTGGCCGGATTTCCCTGCGCTTGGCCGCTGCGGGAGCGGCGGTAGTGCTGGTCGATTTTTCAGTAGAGGCTTTGTTTCTCGCCCGCAAGAACTTCCAGTGCCGGAACCTTGAGGCGGAGTACCTGCTTGCTGACATCACGGAGCTACCGCTTCCGGACCATTATGTTGATTTTGCGTGGAATGCGGGGGTTTTGGAACACCTTGATTACCGCGGGCAGGTCCAGGCGCTTAAGGAGATGAAGCGGGTTACGCGGCCGGGAGGGCTGGTGGTGAGCTTCAACCCGAACGCGCGGTGCCTGCCCTACCGGGTAGGCAAGTGGGCGGCAGAATGTACCGGTATGTGGCCGTACGGGGCGGAAAACCCGGTGGTCAGCTTGGCGCCGGTGTGCCAGGAGGCGGGGCTAACCCTGAAAAAAGAGTACACCATCGGTCTTCTGGCGGGGCTTGCCTTCTTGGATTATGTTCCCAACGGCCGGGTGGTGAGGGCGGCGGCGGAGGCGTTTTTAGGGCAGCTTCCGGTGGAGGAAAGGGGCCTTTTCCCGGGGTACCTGCTGGTTTCGGTAATGTCTTCCGAAGGGTAG
- a CDS encoding glycosyltransferase produces MTEIAHTLLFLVRDKDDLAMADLCLGSLARSAPGALVVFYNQGLLTNEALRSFANRYNLRAEILGRGENVGIAAGRTACFEHVWANFPEVAFISELHVDMAFPMGWVSPLLAFLKRTGEPMVCPGILTREGELHPEGKGKKVVPVVPLYDLAALCRLLATLTEERVVAGFVHPVVHRSVALREVGGYDLRFLKGKQGFEDDALLLGYRYYMGTKSGWRPKCLLSVRVFHATLFQRMFLPDKELEFNRNLSGLITQYGIKGLLELGRIHGEESSFGALAAEMMRRLSGGQSGR; encoded by the coding sequence GTGACAGAAATTGCCCACACGCTCCTCTTTTTGGTGCGGGATAAGGACGACCTGGCGATGGCGGACCTCTGCCTCGGAAGCCTGGCTCGCAGCGCGCCCGGGGCGCTGGTGGTCTTCTACAACCAGGGCTTGCTCACGAACGAGGCGCTGCGCTCGTTCGCCAACCGGTACAACCTTCGTGCGGAAATCCTGGGCCGGGGGGAGAACGTGGGGATTGCGGCGGGCCGGACGGCCTGTTTTGAACATGTTTGGGCCAATTTTCCGGAAGTCGCCTTTATTTCGGAGCTTCACGTGGATATGGCCTTCCCTATGGGGTGGGTTTCCCCGCTGCTCGCTTTTCTGAAACGCACCGGGGAACCGATGGTCTGTCCCGGCATCCTCACGCGGGAAGGAGAACTCCACCCCGAAGGTAAAGGGAAAAAGGTGGTACCGGTCGTACCCCTGTACGACCTGGCGGCGCTTTGCCGGCTGCTGGCCACGCTGACGGAGGAGCGGGTGGTGGCTGGTTTCGTTCACCCCGTGGTGCACCGGTCGGTGGCGCTGAGGGAAGTCGGCGGGTACGACCTGCGCTTCCTGAAAGGAAAGCAGGGGTTTGAGGATGACGCGCTATTGCTCGGCTACCGGTACTACATGGGCACTAAAAGCGGCTGGCGGCCGAAGTGCCTCCTATCGGTTCGGGTCTTTCACGCGACGCTCTTTCAGCGGATGTTTCTCCCCGACAAGGAGTTAGAGTTCAACCGGAACCTCTCGGGGCTGATCACCCAGTACGGGATAAAAGGTCTTCTCGAACTTGGCCGCATTCACGGGGAGGAAAGCAGCTTCGGCGCTCTGGCGGCGGAAATGATGCGCCGGCTATCCGGAGGGCAGAGTGGCAGGTAA
- a CDS encoding PaaI family thioesterase has translation MVTEDYAVALNPEENMCFACSPRNPIGLKLSFEEEDGVVRAVFVVRPEHQGWPGHLHGGLIATLCDEAMAQWLWRRGVEAYTGELAVRFKKGVPVGAVLEVRAELVEVRRKMAILGATVLFLDGAVAATATGKFICATTPDVATQKETVKVK, from the coding sequence ATGGTAACGGAGGACTACGCCGTGGCGCTGAATCCGGAAGAGAACATGTGTTTTGCTTGTAGCCCGCGAAATCCGATCGGGCTTAAGCTTTCCTTCGAAGAGGAAGACGGGGTGGTGCGCGCCGTCTTTGTGGTGCGGCCGGAGCATCAGGGTTGGCCCGGGCACCTGCACGGGGGGCTTATAGCTACGCTTTGCGATGAGGCGATGGCGCAGTGGCTTTGGCGCCGTGGGGTTGAGGCCTATACCGGCGAGCTCGCGGTACGCTTCAAGAAAGGGGTTCCTGTAGGTGCGGTGCTCGAGGTGCGGGCGGAACTGGTAGAGGTCCGGAGGAAGATGGCTATTTTAGGAGCGACGGTTCTTTTCCTTGACGGGGCGGTGGCGGCGACGGCTACCGGAAAGTTTATCTGCGCTACTACCCCTGACGTGGCGACACAGAAAGAAACGGTGAAAGTTAAGTAA